The Immundisolibacter cernigliae genome has a window encoding:
- the mraZ gene encoding division/cell wall cluster transcriptional repressor MraZ has product MFRGITALNLDAKGRMAIPSRYRERLQTDAQGQLILTLDHRGQCLLLYPLPVWEAIERELIGAPNLLEVVDQLKHTLIGHATECEPDGQGRILLPTMLRELVGIDRQVTLVGLGNKFELWDEQAWDQRRKGWLRAAQDGAVNLPEQLSRLAF; this is encoded by the coding sequence ATGTTTCGCGGTATCACGGCGCTCAATCTGGACGCCAAGGGTCGGATGGCCATTCCGAGCCGTTACCGTGAGCGCCTGCAAACCGACGCACAAGGCCAACTGATCCTGACCCTCGACCACCGCGGCCAGTGCCTGCTGCTGTATCCGCTGCCGGTGTGGGAAGCGATCGAGCGCGAACTGATCGGCGCCCCCAACCTGCTGGAAGTCGTGGATCAGCTCAAGCACACCCTGATCGGCCACGCCACCGAGTGCGAGCCGGACGGCCAGGGGCGCATCCTGCTGCCGACGATGCTGCGCGAGCTGGTCGGCATCGATCGCCAGGTGACGCTGGTGGGTCTTGGCAACAAATTCGAACTGTGGGACGAGCAGGCCTGGGATCAGCGCCGCAAGGGTTGGCTGCGGGCGGCGCAGGACGGTGCTGTGAACCTGCCGGAGCAGCTCAGCCGGCTGGCGTTTTGA